A window of the Candidatus Neomarinimicrobiota bacterium genome harbors these coding sequences:
- a CDS encoding tetratricopeptide repeat protein, with protein sequence MKKKLPFIFFIAITLIVNCGSGKKSIERESVTEESLLKPDTIKKVEPKIVTQPVTVTEQKKVQTFEIESKKPVEKIKEDTITAKPFEQKVKAEIVKKDTIATKLSTVQKPIVKEKKESAVVTDDEKKGIIHHSKINEMTLALLSTTFEDIYFEQGEYKMPSMTFNSNYIMTIAKIVKALRTDKDVKVRLFGHTGNSGVELKNRKLGFERAKTIGKLILEMFDDNEKEVMSNRIEIISVGNDNPMVTSKDKAKDFLNRRVSVELTYDKATLGKLYAELSENKRIPVKEIKVTEIRPKPSSIQNIEGLYKKGISLIESKNYRDAISTFYNIVKYNPQHNLADNAQWWIGEAYYFMGEYNNALDAYSKVFNLGDGNKSAYARYRMGLCYLKMGNKKKAVEQLEKVIKNYPVAKEERQKALQVLKNIRGS encoded by the coding sequence ATGAAGAAAAAACTTCCTTTTATTTTTTTTATTGCCATTACATTAATTGTCAATTGTGGGAGTGGTAAGAAATCAATAGAAAGAGAATCGGTAACCGAGGAAAGTCTATTAAAACCAGATACAATAAAAAAGGTTGAGCCAAAGATAGTTACACAACCAGTTACAGTCACTGAGCAAAAAAAGGTACAGACCTTTGAAATTGAGTCTAAAAAACCAGTTGAAAAGATAAAAGAAGATACAATAACTGCCAAACCCTTTGAACAAAAAGTCAAAGCTGAAATTGTAAAAAAAGACACAATCGCTACTAAACTTTCAACTGTTCAAAAACCTATTGTAAAAGAAAAAAAAGAATCTGCTGTGGTAACTGATGATGAAAAAAAGGGGATAATACACCATAGTAAGATAAATGAGATGACTTTAGCTTTATTGAGCACTACATTTGAAGATATTTATTTCGAACAGGGTGAATATAAAATGCCGAGTATGACATTTAATAGTAACTATATTATGACGATTGCTAAAATTGTAAAAGCGCTAAGGACTGATAAAGATGTTAAGGTTAGGTTATTTGGGCATACTGGAAACTCAGGTGTAGAGTTAAAAAATAGGAAACTGGGATTTGAAAGAGCGAAGACAATCGGGAAATTGATACTTGAAATGTTTGATGATAATGAAAAGGAAGTAATGTCGAACAGGATCGAGATAATTTCTGTCGGTAATGATAATCCTATGGTTACCTCTAAAGATAAAGCTAAGGATTTTCTAAATAGAAGGGTATCGGTAGAATTAACGTATGATAAGGCAACACTTGGAAAGTTATATGCAGAGTTGAGTGAGAATAAGAGAATTCCTGTTAAAGAGATAAAGGTGACAGAGATAAGACCAAAACCTTCATCAATACAAAATATAGAAGGACTTTACAAAAAGGGTATTTCTTTGATTGAGAGTAAAAATTATCGAGATGCGATAAGTACATTTTATAATATTGTTAAGTATAATCCACAACATAATTTAGCGGATAATGCTCAATGGTGGATTGGAGAAGCATACTATTTCATGGGAGAATACAATAATGCATTAGATGCGTATTCTAAAGTTTTTAATCTTGGCGATGGAAATAAGTCCGCATATGCTAGGTATAGAATGGGTCTCTGTTATTTAAAAATGGGGAATAAAAAGAAAGCTGTAGAACAGCTTGAAAAAGTTATAAAGAATTATCCGGTAGCTAAAGAAGAAAGGCAAAAGGCACTTCAAGTATTAAAAAATATCAGAGGAAGTTAA
- the amrS gene encoding AmmeMemoRadiSam system radical SAM enzyme, with protein sequence MKNNLFESRFYKREKDNSVECTLCPRYCVISDGKVGYCNVRKNIGGKLYSLPYGHPIALNMDPIEKKPLYHFYPGTRILSIGTYGCNLGCLFCQNYDISRGKYNEFNLGTFIEPEEIIQAALRYDSIGIAYTYNEPTVFAEYVIDISNLARSRGLKNVMVTNGYISHEAIRELYKFIDAANVDLKSIDTEFYRKYVKGELEPVLYTLKSLKDMGVWIEITNLIIPGLNDSDDNIAGLVSWILDNLGDYIPLHFSAFHPTYKMTNRPRTSKDNLDRARDIALKMGVKYVYEGNVLTTAEGNTYCPNCGELLIERSYFDVIRNKIKGGLCPECGEKIDVIY encoded by the coding sequence ATGAAAAATAATCTTTTTGAATCAAGGTTTTATAAAAGAGAAAAAGATAACAGTGTAGAATGTACACTATGCCCTCGCTACTGTGTTATCAGTGATGGAAAGGTCGGATATTGCAACGTAAGAAAAAATATAGGTGGCAAACTATATTCACTCCCATATGGTCATCCAATAGCACTAAATATGGATCCAATTGAAAAGAAACCGTTGTATCATTTCTATCCTGGTACCCGTATTCTTTCAATTGGAACATATGGATGTAATCTGGGATGCCTATTTTGTCAGAACTATGATATTTCAAGGGGCAAATACAACGAGTTTAATTTAGGTACGTTTATAGAACCAGAAGAGATAATACAGGCAGCATTGCGATATGATTCAATAGGAATCGCGTATACATATAATGAACCAACGGTATTTGCTGAATATGTGATTGATATATCAAATTTAGCAAGGAGTAGGGGGCTAAAAAATGTAATGGTTACAAACGGATACATAAGTCATGAAGCCATCAGAGAGCTCTATAAATTTATAGATGCAGCAAATGTTGATCTGAAATCAATAGACACTGAATTCTATCGAAAATATGTTAAAGGAGAATTAGAACCGGTTCTATATACCTTAAAATCGCTTAAGGATATGGGAGTATGGATAGAAATAACCAATTTAATAATCCCTGGATTAAATGATAGTGATGATAATATTGCAGGACTTGTTAGCTGGATACTAGATAACCTTGGAGACTATATTCCACTTCATTTTTCTGCTTTCCATCCAACCTATAAAATGACAAACAGACCAAGAACATCAAAAGATAACCTTGATAGGGCAAGAGATATTGCATTAAAAATGGGTGTTAAGTATGTATATGAGGGTAATGTATTAACTACTGCTGAAGGTAATACCTATTGTCCAAATTGCGGAGAATTATTAATAGAGCGCAGTTACTTTGATGTAATAAGAAATAAAATTAAAGGGGGTTTATGTCCCGAATGTGGTGAAAAAATTGATGTTATATATTAA
- the hemW gene encoding radical SAM family heme chaperone HemW has product MVKLFHDNNTVGIYIHFPFCVSKCIYCDFYSVPINKFEAIRSKYTKYLIREFSLFRRYISNFSKTITLYIGGGSPNLLTLSELEQIFHVLYNEFGLNVNSEISIELNPVDIDSELLRKYREFGINRLSFGFQSFNDELLKFLKRRNRSRDNIIALNKARDLGFGNINVDLIFGISGQSLEDFKRDIKEILIIKPEHISLYNLIYEENTELMRMSKTGIIKHVSEEIEFKMYEYAHNILTENGYEHYEISNFSKPGYQCLHNLNYWNRGYYIGFGPSAHSFFKNRRWSNLTDIRKYMKMIDKNRLPIENEYCIGEKDKIKEMVMLKLRLKDGLKLSSLKEIVKNREDIIDKIIHDVSSKYRKYIILDGENFKINVKGWFILNSIIADIFYIIDEFYEEIGISELS; this is encoded by the coding sequence TTGGTAAAATTATTTCATGACAATAATACAGTGGGGATATATATCCATTTTCCCTTTTGTGTCTCCAAATGTATATACTGTGATTTTTACTCCGTCCCGATTAATAAATTTGAAGCAATTAGATCGAAGTATACAAAATATCTAATAAGAGAGTTTAGTTTATTTAGAAGATATATTTCTAATTTCTCTAAAACGATTACTTTATATATCGGTGGTGGTAGTCCAAATTTATTGACACTTAGTGAATTAGAACAAATATTTCATGTTTTATATAACGAATTTGGGCTTAATGTAAATTCTGAGATAAGTATTGAATTGAATCCTGTAGATATTGATTCTGAATTATTAAGAAAATATAGAGAATTTGGAATTAATAGGCTTAGCTTCGGTTTCCAGTCTTTTAATGATGAACTCCTTAAGTTTTTAAAAAGGCGCAATAGATCAAGAGATAACATAATAGCACTGAATAAAGCAAGAGATTTGGGATTTGGGAATATAAACGTTGATTTGATTTTTGGTATTTCAGGTCAAAGTCTTGAAGATTTTAAGCGGGATATTAAAGAAATCCTTATAATAAAGCCCGAGCATATTTCATTATATAACTTAATTTATGAAGAAAATACGGAATTAATGAGAATGAGTAAAACGGGCATTATTAAACATGTTAGTGAAGAGATTGAATTTAAAATGTATGAATATGCCCACAATATTCTGACAGAGAACGGTTATGAGCATTATGAAATATCAAACTTTTCAAAGCCTGGATATCAATGCCTGCATAATTTAAATTACTGGAACAGGGGGTATTATATAGGTTTTGGTCCGTCTGCCCATTCATTCTTTAAAAATCGTAGGTGGAGCAATCTGACTGATATTAGAAAATATATGAAAATGATTGATAAAAATAGGCTTCCGATAGAAAATGAATATTGCATTGGTGAAAAAGATAAAATAAAAGAGATGGTGATGTTAAAGCTGAGATTAAAGGATGGTTTAAAATTGTCCTCTTTAAAAGAAATAGTTAAGAATAGAGAAGATATAATAGATAAAATTATCCATGATGTAAGCTCTAAATACAGGAAGTACATTATATTAGATGGAGAAAATTTTAAAATAAATGTTAAAGGTTGGTTTATTTTAAATTCTATTATTGCAGATATTTTTTATATTATTGATGAGTTTTATGAAGAAATCGGAATTTCGGAATTATCTTAA